One segment of Thermococcus profundus DNA contains the following:
- a CDS encoding MinD/ParA family ATP-binding protein, producing MRTPGIVITGRGGAGKTTMTSNLAVYFRKRLQRDVLTVDGDLYLPKLGFHFGLYLPRISLHDVLKDPSLNPFKAVYHDERTGVYIVPGSPNLYDVLNLDHRQLARVVWEFKKRYDIIIVDSPVGIPFDTLSTFNLVDYQLIIVELERSPIYSVERMIENEVVKLKAIGDEFGLKVGVILNKVREARAEIGGVIELVEGSIGVPVLGVVALDERVPMALNEGLPVVEAYPKCRASVDIQEAGENLVKWMFGRKVEKQEGFFQSLFRTVREFLNPYLHWE from the coding sequence ATGCGAACGCCCGGCATTGTCATTACAGGTAGAGGGGGCGCTGGAAAGACCACCATGACCTCTAACCTAGCCGTCTATTTTAGGAAGCGCCTTCAGAGGGACGTTCTGACCGTTGACGGTGACCTCTACCTTCCCAAGCTGGGCTTCCATTTTGGGCTGTACCTTCCTAGAATAAGCCTCCACGATGTTCTGAAGGATCCCTCCCTTAACCCGTTCAAAGCCGTCTACCATGATGAGCGGACTGGAGTCTACATCGTCCCTGGCAGTCCTAACCTCTACGATGTTCTCAACTTGGATCACCGCCAGCTGGCGAGGGTGGTCTGGGAGTTCAAAAAGCGGTACGATATCATCATAGTGGATTCCCCAGTTGGAATACCCTTCGATACCCTCTCGACGTTCAACCTTGTTGATTACCAGCTCATAATAGTCGAGCTTGAACGGTCACCCATATACTCCGTCGAGAGGATGATAGAGAACGAGGTCGTCAAGCTGAAGGCCATAGGGGACGAGTTCGGTCTTAAAGTCGGCGTGATACTCAACAAGGTCAGGGAGGCTAGGGCCGAGATTGGTGGTGTTATCGAGCTAGTTGAAGGGTCCATCGGGGTTCCCGTTCTTGGCGTGGTTGCCCTCGACGAGAGGGTCCCAATGGCCCTGAACGAGGGATTGCCCGTCGTTGAGGCATACCCAAAGTGCAGGGCCTCTGTCGACATCCAGGAGGCAGGCGAGAACCTCGTAAAGTGGATGTTTGGGCGGAAAGTAGAAAAGCAAGAGGGCTTTTTTCAGTCTCTCTTCCGGACGGTCAGGGAGTTTCTCAATCCCTATCTCCACTGGGAGTAG
- a CDS encoding helix-turn-helix transcriptional regulator, translating to MFGRSKDFVYKVLATKKKAVALQHLSSELDTPMPTLLSTVKALESDGLVEVFYGTEKAHIMVKAKTLEDFV from the coding sequence ATGTTCGGAAGGAGCAAGGATTTTGTGTACAAAGTCTTGGCGACTAAAAAGAAGGCGGTGGCACTTCAGCACTTGAGTTCTGAGCTTGATACCCCTATGCCAACGCTGCTCTCGACTGTTAAAGCCCTTGAGTCAGACGGTCTGGTTGAGGTGTTCTACGGGACCGAGAAAGCCCACATCATGGTGAAGGCCAAGACCCTTGAGGATTTCGTTTGA
- a CDS encoding ABC transporter permease, which yields MVLVSKLFPLILKEIKLTSKRKALLFMIFGLPLFFGLVFTTYQEAIPTDTPIAVVIDDKNLSQAQVNAIMAIARTFSSPNLEPSVDSAVRKLQREEYYVVIEIKNYRDFTNASYVVYYDDSMTPVAAISENLLEILRIRMGATQIEARPLNRHASLPEFFFPGVLVMLSVLVGMELIPSTAIEERGVLPRLKLYSSLPLNFTAKVLVGEGIILVQAGMAKLVYDYAGSDVGLSWWVLLVLLLTTLYLSLIGLCFVFAFRFEGHSKSLLQITAGFLALMSGLLYPAGFFPSAFQRLDHLLPTYYSGVLLRAFMFRKVNPGLFWDYLGYLVLTIVLLALINVLLYRRVKEWSTL from the coding sequence GTGGTCCTGGTGTCAAAGCTGTTTCCCCTTATACTCAAGGAGATAAAGCTCACATCAAAGAGAAAGGCCCTTCTCTTCATGATATTCGGACTCCCCCTCTTCTTTGGCCTTGTTTTTACAACCTACCAGGAGGCCATTCCAACTGATACCCCCATTGCCGTGGTCATAGACGATAAAAACCTCAGCCAGGCCCAGGTGAACGCCATAATGGCGATAGCCAGGACTTTTTCTTCCCCTAACCTCGAGCCCTCCGTGGACTCGGCTGTCAGGAAGCTCCAGAGGGAGGAGTACTACGTGGTCATCGAGATAAAAAACTACAGGGACTTCACAAACGCGAGCTACGTGGTCTACTACGATGATTCTATGACGCCCGTCGCGGCCATTTCCGAGAACCTCTTGGAAATACTCAGGATAAGGATGGGGGCCACCCAAATAGAGGCGCGCCCCCTTAACAGGCACGCATCCCTTCCCGAGTTCTTCTTTCCAGGGGTTCTCGTTATGCTCTCGGTTCTAGTGGGTATGGAGCTCATCCCGAGCACCGCGATAGAGGAGCGTGGTGTTCTGCCCAGGCTGAAACTCTACTCCTCGCTCCCCCTCAACTTCACTGCGAAGGTCCTTGTGGGGGAGGGAATAATCCTCGTTCAAGCTGGCATGGCCAAGCTCGTCTACGACTACGCTGGAAGTGACGTGGGGCTTAGCTGGTGGGTTCTTCTGGTCCTCCTCCTGACTACCCTTTATCTCTCCCTAATCGGCCTGTGTTTTGTCTTTGCCTTCCGCTTCGAGGGACACTCAAAATCGCTTCTCCAGATAACTGCCGGTTTTCTGGCTCTCATGTCCGGTTTGCTGTATCCGGCTGGATTCTTTCCTTCCGCGTTTCAAAGGCTGGACCACCTGCTTCCGACATACTATTCAGGGGTCCTTCTGAGGGCGTTTATGTTTCGGAAAGTTAACCCGGGCCTTTTCTGGGACTATCTGGGTTATCTGGTTCTCACCATAGTCCTCTTGGCCCTCATCAACGTCCTGCTCTACAGGAGGGTTAAGGAATGGAGTACGCTGTGA
- the lrpA gene encoding HTH-type transcriptional regulator LrpA, translated as MLDERDRIIIEMLTKDARTPFTEIAKVLGISETAVRKRVRALEESGVIKQYTILIDPSKLGYNLVSLTGVDTLPEKIFEVASKLKEFEFVRNVYLTSGDHMIMAEVWAKNGEDLSDIISNKIGKIDGVTKVCPAIILERLK; from the coding sequence TTGCTTGATGAAAGGGACAGGATCATAATTGAAATGCTGACCAAGGATGCCAGGACGCCTTTCACTGAGATAGCGAAGGTTCTGGGCATAAGCGAGACCGCAGTCAGAAAGCGCGTGAGGGCCCTGGAGGAATCCGGGGTTATAAAGCAGTACACCATCCTCATAGATCCGTCCAAGCTCGGATACAACCTCGTGAGCCTCACAGGGGTGGACACCCTCCCCGAGAAGATATTCGAGGTCGCGAGCAAGCTGAAGGAGTTCGAGTTCGTAAGGAACGTCTACCTGACCAGCGGCGACCACATGATAATGGCAGAGGTATGGGCCAAGAACGGGGAGGACCTCTCCGACATAATCTCGAACAAAATCGGCAAGATCGATGGCGTTACCAAGGTCTGCCCCGCGATAATACTCGAGAGGCTCAAGTGA
- the rlmD gene encoding 23S rRNA (uracil(1939)-C(5))-methyltransferase RlmD codes for MSVEGRVEKLDENGLGVLKAGRKKVLVPFTAPGDRVRVKKTRRKKRKIIAEEFEVLEASPIRGSPKCQYFGRCGGCLLQHLPYEEQIKFKESKLEAILGLEIDVAPSPRIFGHRNRIDVVISTRGIGFRRYGTWWDAVDIDECPVFGQSSGRVLKSLREFIEDKKPSLYEIRKNQGFLRYIVMREGKFTGELMVNLVTSEGELPQDFPEYFDYADSIYWSVNRTPSDVSYGDVERFWKSEFIRERLDDVIYLIHPNSFFQTNSYQAVNLVKAVARLVEGERVLDLYAGVGTFGIYLAKRGFKVEGIEINPFAVEMAQRNAELNGVEAEFRMGADKDVESLKGYDTVVIDPPRAGLHPKLVRGLLRDGPENIVYVSCNPKTLARDLGELKKAYSVESAVGFDMFPHTPHVEVVVELKRQQSL; via the coding sequence ATGTCTGTGGAAGGAAGGGTGGAAAAACTCGACGAGAACGGGCTCGGAGTCTTAAAAGCCGGTAGAAAAAAGGTGCTGGTGCCGTTCACGGCCCCGGGGGACAGGGTTAGGGTGAAGAAAACACGCAGAAAGAAGCGGAAAATAATAGCCGAAGAATTCGAGGTACTCGAGGCCAGCCCGATAAGGGGAAGCCCCAAGTGCCAATATTTCGGCCGCTGCGGCGGCTGTCTCCTTCAGCACCTGCCCTACGAAGAACAGATTAAGTTCAAGGAGTCAAAACTAGAGGCAATACTTGGTTTAGAGATCGATGTGGCTCCATCTCCAAGGATATTCGGGCATAGAAATCGCATAGATGTTGTCATTTCGACAAGAGGTATTGGGTTTAGGAGATACGGAACGTGGTGGGACGCCGTTGATATCGATGAATGCCCAGTCTTCGGCCAGTCCTCCGGCAGGGTTCTCAAATCCCTCAGGGAGTTCATAGAGGACAAAAAGCCGAGCCTCTACGAGATAAGGAAAAACCAGGGGTTCCTGAGGTACATCGTGATGAGGGAGGGCAAGTTCACGGGGGAGCTTATGGTGAACCTCGTGACCTCCGAGGGTGAGCTTCCCCAGGACTTCCCGGAGTACTTCGACTACGCTGACTCTATCTACTGGAGCGTTAACAGAACCCCAAGCGACGTCTCCTATGGGGATGTGGAGAGGTTCTGGAAGTCGGAGTTCATAAGAGAACGGCTGGACGACGTTATATACTTAATCCACCCGAACAGCTTCTTCCAGACCAACAGTTATCAAGCGGTAAACCTGGTGAAGGCCGTCGCAAGGCTGGTGGAGGGAGAGAGAGTTCTCGACCTCTACGCTGGCGTCGGAACGTTTGGGATTTATCTTGCAAAGAGGGGCTTCAAAGTGGAGGGGATTGAAATAAACCCCTTCGCCGTTGAGATGGCACAGAGAAACGCGGAACTGAACGGGGTGGAGGCTGAATTCCGCATGGGGGCTGATAAGGATGTTGAGTCCCTGAAGGGGTACGACACAGTGGTTATAGACCCGCCCCGGGCAGGTCTCCACCCCAAACTCGTGAGGGGACTTCTCCGCGATGGTCCGGAGAACATTGTCTACGTGTCCTGCAACCCCAAGACCCTCGCCAGGGATCTTGGTGAACTCAAAAAGGCCTACTCAGTGGAGTCCGCAGTGGGGTTTGACATGTTCCCCCATACACCTCACGTGGAGGTTGTAGTTGAATTAAAACGTCAACAATCCCTTTGA
- a CDS encoding ATP-binding cassette domain-containing protein, producing the protein MEYAVIVRGLTKSYGGVPVLRGINLRVKRGEFLCIVGKNGTGKTTLLNAIAGLVEYSGEVMVNARTVGILGQRPALYPKLTVRENLDVFGRILGVRNVDLDLIEALGLKEYLDKPVEELSHGNVRKAEIVCTLLGDPDLLLLDEPLVSLDYESRVQFIGLLRKFKEEGRTVIAVTHFPEIMCPLCDRTFRIVDGNLKEESCSGLT; encoded by the coding sequence ATGGAGTACGCTGTGATAGTCAGAGGGCTCACGAAATCCTACGGCGGCGTTCCAGTTCTCAGGGGGATCAACCTTCGCGTGAAGAGGGGGGAGTTTCTCTGCATAGTCGGCAAGAACGGAACAGGGAAGACAACCCTCCTCAACGCCATAGCCGGGCTCGTTGAGTACTCCGGGGAGGTCATGGTGAACGCAAGGACAGTCGGGATACTCGGCCAGAGGCCTGCCCTTTACCCCAAGCTCACGGTGAGGGAGAACCTCGACGTCTTTGGGAGAATACTCGGGGTTAGAAATGTCGATCTGGATCTCATTGAGGCCCTGGGACTCAAGGAGTACCTTGACAAGCCCGTTGAGGAGCTGTCCCACGGCAACGTGAGAAAGGCCGAGATAGTGTGCACCCTCTTGGGCGACCCCGACCTGCTACTGCTTGATGAGCCCCTGGTTTCCCTCGATTATGAATCCAGGGTTCAGTTCATTGGCCTCCTTCGAAAGTTCAAGGAAGAGGGCAGGACGGTGATAGCCGTTACACACTTCCCCGAGATCATGTGTCCCCTCTGCGATAGAACGTTCCGTATAGTGGACGGAAATTTAAAAGAAGAAAGCTGCTCGGGGCTCACTTGA